The Bacteroidota bacterium genome includes a region encoding these proteins:
- a CDS encoding AAA family ATPase translates to MFIITDDNFFQDIEALNFVEEVPDKKLSYFGPLSKINFFVGANNSGKSTFLRNLLNKTFHKVVPSSQTINNLESLKKAIKENFNRFQPDAIISIKISDVRKTTPYGSFFDDRSPALKDYFNSGNIENIEINKQYFQNIIKSIESLNETSINVFNRSMEYINSQLLVAIELVNDEVRPVYQEYAQRNAITLSLSDRKNLAEYCKEILPLIQYYLANKIIYDYPSERIYIPILRTLTTLFNASKGTDAGKLTTNIYEGTILKNYFKYGELNEIKISTGLDFFQDILFARNNERKIRAGFEAFEKFLSKTFFSGKDVDIIAKQAREDREKHIYLYLDEVEHDIHRFGDGIQACILLLYPIFTAKDGAWIFIEEPELNLHPGFQRILLTTLLNNIDLNKKNLRYFITTHSNHLLDLTLTYQTDLSIFTFRENRSGDKRARQISNVKSSDIDALELLGVNNSSVYLSNCSVWVEGHSDTLFLRAFLKAYEIYSNSPATLKEDLHYSFFEYSGSNVSHYLFSEIDHEDEEDKANIDAIKARFLSNKILLIADRDSDQERKHKLLAEMESKYFTYEALSVREIENLLSPHELRILLPMLHGKLKSLNWESYNLDQNDYQAQYLGDYLKIKLKGKFPEGLRAKSGTINSFYKNKLANLVAQNISWETMSDQAKSITTKVHKFITDNNSL, encoded by the coding sequence ATGTTTATAATTACTGATGACAATTTTTTTCAAGATATTGAAGCTCTAAATTTTGTTGAAGAGGTCCCTGATAAAAAATTATCTTATTTTGGTCCACTAAGTAAAATAAATTTCTTTGTTGGTGCAAATAACTCCGGAAAAAGCACATTCCTTAGGAATTTGCTTAATAAAACTTTTCATAAAGTTGTTCCTTCTTCACAAACAATAAACAATTTAGAATCTCTTAAAAAAGCAATAAAAGAAAATTTTAATAGATTTCAACCTGATGCGATTATTTCAATTAAGATAAGTGATGTTAGAAAAACAACTCCTTATGGCTCTTTTTTCGATGATAGATCACCTGCATTAAAGGATTATTTTAACAGTGGAAATATTGAGAATATAGAAATAAACAAGCAATATTTTCAAAACATTATAAAAAGTATTGAAAGTTTAAACGAAACATCGATCAATGTTTTTAATCGATCAATGGAGTATATAAATTCCCAATTACTTGTTGCGATTGAATTAGTAAATGACGAAGTAAGGCCAGTTTACCAAGAATATGCTCAGAGAAATGCAATTACATTATCCCTCTCAGATAGAAAAAATCTCGCCGAATATTGTAAAGAAATTTTGCCATTAATTCAGTATTACCTGGCAAATAAGATAATTTATGATTATCCTTCTGAACGAATTTACATCCCAATTCTTAGAACTTTAACAACACTTTTTAATGCTTCAAAAGGAACTGATGCGGGTAAGTTAACCACAAATATTTATGAAGGGACAATCCTTAAAAATTATTTTAAATATGGCGAGTTAAATGAAATAAAGATCAGTACAGGTTTAGATTTTTTCCAAGATATTTTATTTGCAAGAAATAATGAGAGAAAAATCCGCGCGGGGTTTGAGGCTTTTGAAAAGTTCTTGTCTAAAACTTTTTTCTCTGGTAAGGATGTTGATATTATTGCGAAACAAGCGCGTGAGGATCGAGAGAAGCATATTTATTTGTATTTGGATGAGGTGGAGCATGACATTCATAGATTCGGAGATGGAATTCAAGCCTGTATTTTATTATTATATCCAATTTTTACTGCAAAAGATGGCGCTTGGATTTTTATTGAAGAACCGGAATTAAATTTGCATCCAGGTTTTCAAAGAATATTACTAACTACACTTCTGAATAATATTGATCTAAATAAGAAAAATCTTAGGTATTTTATTACAACTCATTCCAACCATTTGCTAGACCTTACTTTAACTTACCAAACTGACCTTTCAATTTTTACTTTTAGAGAAAATAGATCCGGAGACAAAAGAGCCAGGCAAATTTCTAACGTAAAAAGTTCTGATATTGACGCTTTGGAATTATTAGGGGTGAATAATTCTTCTGTATATTTATCAAACTGTAGTGTTTGGGTTGAAGGACATTCTGACACATTATTTTTGCGAGCTTTCCTGAAGGCTTATGAAATATATTCAAATTCACCAGCTACTTTGAAGGAGGATTTACACTATTCATTTTTCGAATACAGTGGATCGAATGTCAGCCATTATTTATTTAGTGAAATTGATCACGAAGACGAAGAGGATAAAGCTAATATTGATGCCATTAAAGCGCGTTTTTTAAGCAATAAGATTTTGTTGATTGCTGATAGAGATTCGGATCAAGAAAGGAAACACAAGCTTCTAGCTGAAATGGAAAGCAAATATTTTACCTATGAAGCGCTTTCAGTTAGAGAAATTGAAAATTTACTCTCGCCACATGAGCTAAGAATTCTTTTGCCAATGTTACATGGCAAATTGAAATCATTAAATTGGGAAAGCTATAATCTTGACCAAAATGACTATCAAGCCCAATACCTCGGAGATTACTTAAAGATTAAATTGAAGGGTAAATTTCCGGAAGGATTAAGAGCAAAAAGCGGAACTATTAATTCATTTTATAAAAATAAACTTGCCAATTTAGTTGCACAAAATATATCTTGGGAGACTATGAGTGACCAAGCAAAATCAATAACAACAAAAGTTCATAAATTTATCACTGATAATAATTCTTTGTAA
- a CDS encoding fibronectin type III domain-containing protein yields MKIFTLSLLLFISSQTIFAQIVGSNVFIKGTYVEAGINSCGAFGSDALPPVGYHPTEGTGVSFVADSDMDGWEIGSPLYCGDYSVPGSPVEGWAIQIGASVWVNTDQSCASSDIPGSLTDYSTAPVASSATWEGNIVSPSLNIQQKTVVKTNKRFLTTTITLTNTGATALNDVYYMRNIDPDNDQPWSADFTTANTIVSNPPIGSDALVTSEGLTYGCYLGIGARNSNARVSYGNFSTADGLPSDVWNGTSGYSIIGSSTGDIANSISFYIPTIAAGATETIAFVYIFSPDVVEEALATTGDAFVCEAATGITTTVSTTTANFNWTPVAGATGYTLKYRPTAGGTWINVPVVAPPVTLTGLTECTSYDYKLITTCAGAISPASMGTFTTSCFPCASAPTGLFADNITTTSAKLHWTADPDAIKYKVSYAPVGGTATVVNATSNFKTIAGLAPGTTYNYKVRSLCAAGTLSDYSATASFTTLLRLNENAIADAQITIYPNPASDNFTIALENFNEGQANIKLFDMLGNIILEDIITVTENNYTVNLNISGISNSIYLLSVEQNGFTLNKQVVIAK; encoded by the coding sequence ATGAAAATATTTACTTTATCACTCCTTCTGTTTATCTCCTCCCAAACAATTTTTGCCCAAATAGTAGGCTCCAATGTATTTATTAAGGGAACTTATGTGGAAGCCGGTATTAATTCCTGCGGTGCTTTTGGTTCCGACGCATTACCTCCTGTAGGTTATCATCCAACGGAGGGTACTGGTGTAAGTTTTGTTGCCGACAGCGATATGGATGGATGGGAAATTGGGTCTCCACTTTATTGTGGTGATTATTCAGTGCCAGGGTCCCCTGTTGAAGGCTGGGCAATTCAGATCGGCGCATCGGTTTGGGTAAATACTGATCAATCATGTGCCAGTAGTGATATACCCGGTTCACTAACCGATTATTCTACCGCTCCCGTTGCCTCTTCCGCTACCTGGGAAGGTAATATCGTATCTCCTAGTTTGAATATTCAGCAAAAAACAGTTGTGAAAACGAACAAACGATTTTTAACCACAACAATTACACTTACAAATACAGGGGCAACCGCATTAAATGATGTTTATTATATGCGTAATATCGATCCTGATAATGATCAACCTTGGAGTGCCGATTTTACTACTGCTAATACTATAGTTTCAAATCCACCTATTGGTTCCGATGCACTTGTAACTTCAGAAGGATTAACTTACGGTTGTTATTTGGGTATTGGCGCAAGAAACAGCAATGCAAGAGTATCTTATGGAAATTTTTCCACTGCTGATGGGTTACCATCTGATGTTTGGAACGGAACCAGCGGATATTCCATTATCGGAAGTTCAACAGGTGATATAGCAAATTCAATTTCATTTTACATTCCAACCATTGCAGCAGGAGCAACAGAAACTATTGCATTTGTATACATATTTTCACCCGATGTTGTGGAAGAAGCACTTGCTACAACGGGTGATGCATTTGTTTGTGAAGCTGCCACCGGAATTACGACAACAGTAAGCACAACTACTGCAAATTTCAATTGGACTCCCGTTGCAGGGGCCACTGGATATACTCTTAAATATCGCCCAACCGCTGGTGGAACATGGATAAATGTACCGGTTGTTGCACCACCGGTTACATTAACCGGATTAACAGAATGTACCTCATACGATTATAAATTAATTACTACCTGTGCAGGTGCAATTTCACCTGCAAGTATGGGAACATTTACCACCTCATGTTTTCCTTGCGCTTCAGCACCTACGGGATTATTTGCTGATAATATCACAACTACTTCCGCTAAATTACATTGGACCGCAGATCCGGATGCAATTAAATATAAAGTGAGTTATGCACCGGTTGGAGGAACCGCAACTGTTGTAAATGCAACATCCAACTTTAAAACAATAGCAGGTTTAGCGCCCGGAACCACCTACAATTATAAAGTGAGAAGCCTTTGCGCTGCCGGTACACTTTCTGATTATTCTGCCACTGCATCATTTACCACTTTATTGCGTTTAAACGAAAATGCAATTGCTGATGCACAGATCACAATTTATCCGAACCCTGCTTCCGATAATTTTACCATTGCTCTCGAAAACTTTAATGAAGGCCAAGCAAATATTAAATTATTTGATATGCTTGGAAATATAATTCTGGAAGATATTATTACCGTAACAGAAAATAATTATACTGTTAACCTAAACATTTCCGGAATATCAAACAGCATTTATTTATTAAGTGTAGAACAAAATGGATTTACATTAAATAAACAAGTGGTTATTGCTAAATAA
- a CDS encoding phosphoribosylaminoimidazolesuccinocarboxamide synthase: protein MSVLNTDLKLPGANSIYHGKVRDVYTIKDKYLVMVASDRISAFDVILPHPIPFKGQVLNQLAAFFLEATKDIAPNWLLSVPDPRVSIGIKCLPVKVEMVIRGYLAGHAWREYKSGKRMICGVLMPDGLKENDKFPEPIITPTSKADAGHDEDISKEDILKSNIITPDKYELMEYYTRELFKKGTEMAKERGLILVDTKYEFGLHDGKILLMDEIHTPDSSRYFYLEGYAERQINNEHQKQLSKEFVREWLIENNFMGKEGQTVPEMGEEWLKTISSRYIELYEMVTGKKFIPVETNSESISSNIINGLKKLGVV from the coding sequence ATGAGCGTTTTGAATACTGATTTAAAATTACCGGGAGCTAATTCAATTTATCACGGAAAAGTTAGGGATGTTTATACTATTAAAGATAAATATCTTGTAATGGTTGCGAGTGACCGAATTTCTGCATTTGATGTTATTTTGCCTCACCCTATTCCATTTAAAGGGCAGGTGCTCAATCAGTTGGCGGCATTTTTTTTAGAAGCTACAAAGGATATTGCTCCAAACTGGTTATTATCCGTTCCTGATCCCAGAGTTTCTATTGGAATAAAATGTTTGCCGGTAAAGGTGGAAATGGTGATTCGCGGATATTTGGCCGGACATGCATGGAGAGAATATAAATCCGGAAAAAGAATGATCTGTGGTGTTTTAATGCCGGATGGTTTGAAGGAGAATGATAAATTCCCGGAACCGATTATTACCCCTACATCAAAAGCAGATGCAGGACATGATGAGGATATTTCTAAGGAAGATATTTTAAAAAGTAATATCATAACACCCGACAAATATGAATTAATGGAATATTATACCCGCGAATTATTCAAAAAAGGAACGGAGATGGCAAAGGAACGCGGATTAATATTAGTAGATACAAAATACGAATTCGGTTTGCACGATGGAAAAATACTTTTGATGGATGAAATTCACACTCCCGATTCATCGCGTTATTTTTATTTGGAAGGATATGCGGAAAGACAAATTAATAACGAACATCAAAAACAATTATCGAAAGAATTTGTAAGAGAGTGGTTGATAGAAAATAATTTTATGGGAAAGGAAGGTCAAACAGTTCCAGAAATGGGAGAGGAGTGGCTAAAAACGATTTCCTCACGATATATTGAACTATATGAAATGGTAACAGGTAAAAAATTTATTCCTGTTGAAACTAATTCTGAATCCATAAGTTCCAATATTATAAATGGATTAAAAAAATTGGGAGTTGTTTGA
- a CDS encoding DUF423 domain-containing protein, which produces MEQKTIIRCATISGALSVALGAFGAHGLQQLETAQRITIEDIRIFETAVRYQFYHTFALLAVAAFANILNPKLKNWSVTAFIAGIIIFSGSLYLLSLSQFFFGTRMAWLGAITPLGGLSLITGWILFFAASFSKEKI; this is translated from the coding sequence ATGGAACAAAAAACGATCATTCGCTGCGCCACAATTTCAGGAGCGCTTTCTGTGGCCTTAGGTGCATTCGGAGCGCACGGGTTACAACAATTGGAAACAGCCCAAAGGATAACTATTGAAGATATCAGGATATTTGAGACTGCGGTTCGTTATCAATTCTACCACACATTTGCATTATTGGCAGTAGCTGCATTTGCCAACATTTTAAACCCTAAATTAAAAAATTGGTCGGTTACCGCATTTATAGCCGGTATCATCATCTTTTCCGGCAGCTTATATCTTCTTTCCCTTTCTCAATTCTTTTTCGGTACCCGAATGGCATGGCTGGGAGCAATTACACCCTTGGGAGGATTATCGCTTATAACTGGTTGGATCTTGTTTTTTGCCGCCTCGTTTTCGAAGGAGAAGATTTAA
- a CDS encoding OmpA family protein translates to MKKIFAILTIILFTATVNAQTHDPELEKMNGTRKLMYGDALMSAGSYYGAQDAYKLAYEDEASQEAAYKLARAYYLARNYKDAEKWYKTAIDAGKSKDMYPDAGFYYAMSLKYNGKYAEAKEAFKLVTKNSKLKGATATILKRQAKNEDKGCDVAILLAQTPTTVNVEHLGTNINNNYTDFSPKYSPDNNLTYAALVSEKPIDLGQQGKTELRSRIFTSTAEGDTWTPSKELKAPFNKGDAHTGNGAYSGDGKRFYYTECRPNDSLVMICKIYVSEYESGEWQSGKEVSDVNTTDFTSTHPALGTFKGKEILYFSSNRAGGRGGMDLWYVEVQNKGKAYSNPINCGTKVNTIGDEITPFYNDEQGLLYFSSNGQINVGGLDIYKTAGGMKSFDAPQNLGFPFNSSVDDFYFSTNQSGKKGFFVSNRKGGFNVKSETCCDDIYAYKYPPEFVIMVRAIDEVTKEVITGAGVDLNQSGVKKDSAVTKMSNPYEDFFVGTAQDKFELTGYKAKYKNGRATTSTIGLKENDTLFVDIMMEPIIELKPIEVKNIYYPLGKWDLRPESFRALDSMYNVLALSPQLKVEIGSHTDSRDTDEKNKILSQHRADTVVSYMISRGIDPARLVATGYGETTPKTISEDFKVTSGAVVPKGSVLTEAFISKYKGQDFEDLHQLNRRTEFTIIGIIPNAIITYDEATIEANEARKRDAEAKRLKQLQDLQQVDETDVIETPDVKTNDTKTTGDKKTTTTATTATALDATLTKKGNMYEGNASVNGKEQTKYILNLSPSITVAMVGKDYFIRLWESGAITEADIKNDKPTDLGNGTTVKGDVFTIKTLQIGDVTLTNVDTKINMTSTQNLIVGVKVAEKSGCSFDVSKLKFKCK, encoded by the coding sequence ATGAAAAAAATATTTGCAATTCTTACAATAATTCTATTTACTGCGACAGTAAATGCCCAAACGCATGATCCGGAATTAGAAAAAATGAACGGTACCAGAAAATTAATGTATGGTGATGCATTAATGTCGGCCGGAAGTTATTACGGAGCGCAAGACGCATATAAACTTGCTTATGAGGATGAGGCTTCTCAGGAAGCTGCCTATAAATTAGCAAGAGCATATTATTTAGCGCGCAATTATAAAGATGCTGAAAAATGGTATAAGACTGCAATTGATGCAGGTAAATCAAAAGACATGTATCCTGATGCAGGTTTTTATTATGCCATGAGTTTAAAATATAATGGTAAATATGCTGAGGCCAAAGAAGCTTTTAAACTGGTTACCAAAAACAGTAAATTAAAAGGAGCAACGGCAACAATTTTAAAACGTCAGGCAAAAAATGAAGATAAAGGATGTGATGTTGCAATTTTACTTGCACAAACTCCAACTACAGTTAATGTGGAGCATTTAGGAACTAATATAAATAATAATTACACCGATTTTTCTCCTAAGTATAGTCCGGATAATAATTTAACTTATGCAGCCTTAGTTTCTGAAAAACCTATCGATCTTGGTCAGCAAGGCAAAACAGAATTACGTTCCAGAATTTTTACATCCACTGCTGAAGGCGATACATGGACACCATCCAAAGAACTTAAAGCTCCATTTAATAAAGGTGATGCTCATACAGGAAATGGTGCTTATTCCGGTGATGGAAAAAGATTTTATTATACAGAATGTCGTCCAAACGATTCGTTGGTGATGATCTGTAAAATATATGTAAGTGAATATGAAAGTGGTGAATGGCAAAGTGGAAAAGAAGTAAGTGATGTTAACACAACAGATTTTACATCTACACATCCTGCACTCGGCACATTTAAAGGAAAAGAAATATTGTATTTTTCCTCTAACAGAGCTGGTGGTCGTGGTGGAATGGATCTTTGGTATGTTGAAGTTCAAAACAAAGGAAAAGCATATTCAAATCCCATTAATTGCGGAACAAAAGTGAATACAATTGGTGATGAAATAACTCCATTTTATAATGATGAACAAGGATTATTATATTTTAGCTCCAACGGACAAATTAATGTTGGCGGCTTAGATATTTATAAAACTGCCGGTGGTATGAAATCATTTGATGCTCCACAAAATTTAGGATTTCCATTTAATAGTTCAGTGGATGATTTTTATTTTTCTACTAATCAATCGGGTAAAAAAGGATTTTTTGTATCGAACCGCAAAGGTGGATTTAATGTAAAAAGTGAAACTTGTTGCGACGATATTTATGCATATAAATATCCACCGGAATTTGTGATCATGGTACGCGCTATTGATGAGGTTACAAAAGAAGTAATCACAGGCGCCGGAGTTGATCTTAATCAATCGGGTGTGAAAAAAGATTCCGCTGTTACTAAAATGTCAAATCCATATGAAGACTTTTTTGTTGGAACTGCGCAAGATAAATTTGAATTGACCGGATATAAAGCAAAATATAAAAATGGTCGCGCTACAACCTCTACTATTGGATTAAAAGAAAATGATACTTTATTTGTTGACATCATGATGGAACCTATCATTGAATTAAAACCTATTGAAGTAAAAAATATTTATTATCCACTAGGCAAATGGGATCTTCGCCCGGAATCATTCAGAGCATTGGACTCTATGTATAATGTACTCGCATTAAGCCCGCAATTAAAGGTGGAAATCGGTTCACATACAGACAGTCGCGATACAGATGAAAAAAATAAAATTCTGTCTCAGCACCGTGCCGATACCGTTGTTAGTTACATGATCTCCAGAGGAATTGATCCTGCAAGATTAGTTGCTACCGGTTATGGAGAAACAACTCCAAAAACAATTTCCGAAGATTTTAAAGTAACAAGTGGTGCCGTTGTTCCAAAAGGATCAGTACTTACAGAGGCATTTATTTCAAAATATAAAGGTCAGGATTTCGAAGACTTACATCAATTAAACAGAAGAACAGAATTTACCATTATTGGTATAATTCCAAATGCAATCATCACATACGATGAAGCTACAATAGAAGCGAATGAAGCTCGTAAACGCGATGCAGAAGCAAAACGCCTAAAACAGCTTCAAGATCTTCAACAAGTTGATGAAACCGATGTAATTGAAACTCCGGATGTAAAAACAAATGACACAAAAACAACCGGTGATAAAAAGACCACTACTACCGCAACAACTGCAACTGCTCTTGATGCTACCTTAACTAAAAAGGGTAATATGTATGAAGGAAATGCGTCAGTTAACGGTAAAGAACAAACTAAATATATTCTAAACTTAAGCCCTAGTATTACAGTGGCAATGGTTGGTAAAGATTATTTTATCAGACTTTGGGAATCCGGCGCCATTACTGAAGCAGATATTAAAAATGATAAACCTACAGATCTTGGAAATGGAACAACCGTTAAGGGTGATGTATTTACCATTAAAACTCTTCAGATCGGTGATGTAACATTAACAAATGTGGATACTAAGATCAATATGACAAGTACTCAAAACCTAATTGTTGGTGTTAAGGTTGCTGAAAAAAGTGGATGTTCATTTGATGTGTCGAAGTTGAAGTTTAAATGTAAATAA
- a CDS encoding PorP/SprF family type IX secretion system membrane protein, whose product MMKIYKIAFFAAFMAVGVLRAQDVHFSQYNAAPLALNPALTGVNSCDWRAGLTYRNQWNSVTTPYVTYEAFFDMPIVKEIGIASKLTGGLLLYNDVSGDGNLTNLSVMASTAFVLGLGGRENHNLSLGLQGGLMQKSLDFNALKWPNQWTGDDFDPNMSSFEPYLGDNISRFNMSTGLAYHNEVSKKFNVTAGFAMFNLVSPKESFLQDDENKLGARMVGHLKAGFTFANKYGFIPSVLYQTQSGAKEVVVGADLGYFLNNANFPATFFLGGHYRLDDAMIATVGMDYKNFRFGASYDINTSTLQEASSGKGGFELSLVYTGCILPVIPKSYDMPCPRY is encoded by the coding sequence ATGATGAAGATTTACAAAATCGCGTTTTTTGCAGCTTTCATGGCTGTTGGTGTATTAAGGGCTCAGGATGTTCACTTCTCACAGTATAACGCCGCCCCTCTTGCATTAAATCCGGCTCTCACGGGTGTGAACTCTTGTGACTGGAGAGCAGGCTTAACATACCGCAACCAATGGAATAGTGTTACAACTCCTTATGTAACATACGAAGCATTTTTTGACATGCCTATTGTTAAAGAAATTGGAATTGCAAGTAAATTAACAGGGGGATTATTATTATACAATGATGTGTCCGGCGACGGAAATTTAACTAACCTGAGTGTTATGGCTTCAACCGCGTTCGTATTAGGACTAGGTGGTCGTGAAAATCATAACCTTTCACTTGGTTTGCAAGGTGGTTTAATGCAAAAATCATTGGATTTTAATGCATTAAAATGGCCGAATCAATGGACAGGCGATGATTTCGACCCGAATATGAGTTCTTTTGAACCATATCTTGGCGACAATATTTCCCGTTTTAATATGAGCACCGGTTTAGCATATCACAATGAAGTTTCCAAAAAATTTAATGTTACAGCAGGTTTTGCCATGTTCAATTTAGTTTCTCCAAAAGAAAGTTTTTTACAGGATGATGAAAATAAATTGGGAGCTCGTATGGTTGGGCACTTAAAAGCAGGATTTACTTTTGCAAATAAATACGGATTTATTCCTTCCGTATTATATCAAACACAGTCCGGTGCTAAGGAAGTTGTTGTTGGTGCTGACCTTGGTTATTTTTTAAACAATGCAAATTTCCCGGCAACCTTTTTTCTAGGCGGACATTATCGTTTAGATGATGCTATGATAGCAACAGTAGGAATGGATTATAAAAATTTCCGTTTCGGTGCTAGTTACGATATTAATACTTCCACATTACAGGAAGCAAGTAGTGGCAAAGGCGGATTTGAATTATCGCTGGTTTATACAGGTTGTATTTTGCCGGTTATTCCTAAAAGCTATGATATGCCTTGTCCTCGTTATTAA
- a CDS encoding choice-of-anchor L domain-containing protein has product MKPIFSKLLNAVSLAICIVFVNARLSAQIVIDDIATPEELVASLVGTGVTISGVTMDCPTGAFGFFNCVDCNVGIDSGIVLTSGSADLAAGPNNSGGSTGGAGTPGDPDLDAIPGVLGTYDACVLEFDLTVTSDTIRFNYSFGSEEYLEFVGSFNDVFAFYISGPGIVGTDNMALIPGTATPVSINNVNDVDNPSYYNINGEGWDLPFSADDYYIQYDGFTTVLEAKHNVIPCETYHLKMAIADDLDWSLDSGVFIEAGSLSSPAVSLSYETQIDGYTEIIEGCNDGEVTFELSFAPVDTFIVTMVIDGTADNGIDYTDVDPELIFYPGDTMITITIDAIEDALAEGMETITIYVDLGCTSGISDTLTINVYDALPLVVSPDTTICPGGVALLTVTGGDSYAWTPAETLSDPADDYTEAYPLLPTVYTVTATRYACVNTETVFVDIYPNTAYAGNDTLVYYGETAYLDADGGVSYVWSPTTGLNDPNIENPIAEPVISTIYTVTATTDIGCIFTDEMEVVVVQPDPVVIPNAFTPNGDGLNDLLHISTFVNVDLNSFCIFNRWGQKIYETDDILAGWDGKYNNADQEIGAYMYIFVGTDEENNEIINKGTITLLR; this is encoded by the coding sequence ATGAAACCAATTTTTAGCAAACTCCTCAACGCTGTATCTTTGGCAATTTGCATCGTGTTTGTAAATGCACGGTTATCGGCACAAATAGTAATTGATGATATAGCAACACCCGAGGAGTTAGTTGCTTCTCTCGTTGGAACCGGTGTAACAATTTCCGGAGTTACAATGGATTGCCCAACAGGTGCATTTGGATTTTTTAATTGTGTTGATTGTAATGTTGGTATTGATAGTGGTATTGTATTAACAAGTGGCTCTGCCGATCTTGCAGCTGGCCCTAACAATAGTGGTGGCTCAACAGGTGGAGCAGGTACCCCCGGCGACCCGGACCTGGATGCAATTCCAGGTGTTCTTGGAACATATGATGCCTGTGTTCTCGAATTTGACCTCACCGTTACATCCGATACCATTCGTTTTAATTATTCCTTTGGTTCTGAAGAATATTTAGAATTTGTAGGTTCCTTTAATGATGTATTCGCTTTTTATATCAGCGGACCCGGAATTGTTGGGACAGATAACATGGCTCTCATTCCGGGCACAGCAACTCCTGTTTCCATCAACAATGTAAATGATGTTGATAATCCAAGTTACTATAATATAAACGGAGAAGGCTGGGATCTACCTTTTAGTGCCGATGATTATTATATCCAATACGATGGATTTACCACTGTACTAGAAGCTAAACATAATGTTATCCCATGTGAAACATATCACCTTAAAATGGCAATTGCCGATGACCTCGACTGGTCTTTGGATTCAGGAGTTTTTATTGAGGCAGGATCCCTTTCAAGTCCTGCAGTTAGTTTATCATACGAAACTCAAATAGATGGATATACTGAAATTATAGAAGGCTGTAACGATGGTGAAGTAACTTTCGAATTATCTTTTGCACCAGTTGATACTTTTATAGTAACTATGGTTATTGATGGAACCGCAGATAATGGAATTGATTATACAGATGTGGATCCTGAATTGATCTTTTATCCCGGTGATACAATGATCACTATAACTATTGATGCTATTGAAGATGCATTGGCGGAAGGTATGGAAACCATCACAATTTATGTAGATCTTGGTTGCACTTCCGGAATTAGTGATACTCTTACAATTAATGTTTACGATGCACTTCCACTCGTAGTTTCTCCCGATACCACAATTTGCCCTGGCGGAGTTGCATTACTAACTGTTACAGGCGGAGATTCTTATGCCTGGACACCTGCTGAAACACTTAGTGATCCTGCAGATGATTATACCGAAGCCTATCCTTTGTTGCCTACTGTTTATACAGTTACCGCTACACGTTATGCCTGTGTTAATACAGAAACGGTTTTTGTGGATATCTATCCAAATACTGCATATGCAGGCAACGATACCCTGGTTTATTATGGCGAAACGGCCTATTTAGATGCAGATGGCGGGGTAAGTTATGTATGGTCGCCAACAACGGGCTTGAATGACCCTAATATTGAGAATCCTATTGCTGAACCCGTTATATCAACTATTTATACAGTTACCGCAACTACAGATATAGGGTGTATTTTTACCGACGAAATGGAAGTTGTGGTTGTACAGCCCGATCCTGTTGTAATTCCAAATGCATTTACTCCAAATGGCGACGGATTGAACGATTTATTACATATTTCCACCTTTGTGAATGTGGATTTAAATTCATTTTGTATTTTTAACCGTTGGGGGCAAAAAATATATGAAACCGATGATATTTTGGCAGGATGGGATGGAAAGTATAACAATGCTGATCAGGAAATAGGTGCATATATGTATATATTTGTGGGAACGGATGAAGAAAATAATGAAATTATAAATAAAGGAACAATTACATTACTCAGATAA